Genomic DNA from Candidatus Lokiarchaeota archaeon:
GGGTTAGATTAAGCTTATCTCTCAAGGAATCGACCGCCTGATACTGTTTCTCAAGAATATCTGTTCTAAATCCACGAGGAAAGAATGACGAGTCAGTTCCGAAGACAGTCCTGCATGAAGCACCTGCAATCAAAGCGCGTTCAAAGATTTTTTCCAAGTTGAGATCATAGGGCTGGTATTTCATCCAGCTGTTACTACCAGAGCTATCCATCACTACGTTGGGCACTTGGTATAGCAGCATAAGGCATTCTCGAAAGAATCCAGCGCCGAAATGAGCAATCATGAAATTGAGTTCTGGGAAATCCTGTGCTGGTTTCTGTATGTCAAGAGGATTTCCGTACCGAAGATTAGCAGTGGGACCAATAGTAATGCCGAAGTGGAGTATCACGAGAAGATCCTGCTTCGCAGCCTCCTCATAAACGGAATAACACATCTCATCGTATGTATGGAAATTCCATGTGCTTGGATACAACTTTATGCCCTGAAAATCATCCTTCCCAGCTCTGCGAACAAGCTCGACAGCATCTTCTTCTGAGGGGTCTATATTCGCATATCCCATAAAACGACCAGGAAACCTCCTGCGGGTTTCTACGAATTCATCCCAGGTATT
This window encodes:
- a CDS encoding amidohydrolase family protein — encoded protein: MIESRVGIPVVDSHAHFFTYDMLKEWLSDPERVERMQQRVKYQTDMSPLELPDEPWDIGAMWIDELDNYGIEAIGMMISPNTWDEFVETRRRFPGRFMGYANIDPSEEDAVELVRRAGKDDFQGIKLYPSTWNFHTYDEMCYSVYEEAAKQDLLVILHFGITIGPTANLRYGNPLDIQKPAQDFPELNFMIAHFGAGFFRECLMLLYQVPNVVMDSSGSNSWMKYQPYDLNLEKIFERALIAGASCRTVFGTDSSFFPRGFRTDILEKQYQAVDSLRDKLNLTQEDINLIFHDNILRLTGFEPEV